In the genome of Dickeya fangzhongdai, one region contains:
- a CDS encoding aldo/keto reductase codes for MTKQVTFPGGNTVPAIGQGTWFMGESAQRRSSEVSALQAGIDAGMTLIDTAEMYADGGAEEVVGEAIRGRRDRVYLVSKVYPHNAGGERAIAACERSLKRLQTDYIDLYLLHWRGGIPLVDTIAAMESLQQAGKIGRWGVSNLDTDDMEELWSCRGGEQCQTNQVLYHLASRGIEYDLLPWCQQRRLPVMAYCPLAQAGELRHDLFAHPAVVRVAQRHALTPAQVLLAWVTRQPGVIAIPKAGTLAHVKENAAALQVTLSPEDLAILDEAYPAPRRKQPLDVV; via the coding sequence ATGACGAAACAGGTAACATTTCCGGGTGGAAACACCGTTCCCGCTATTGGTCAGGGAACCTGGTTCATGGGAGAAAGCGCCCAACGGCGGAGCAGTGAAGTCAGCGCGTTACAGGCCGGCATCGACGCGGGAATGACGTTGATCGATACGGCGGAAATGTACGCTGACGGCGGGGCGGAAGAGGTGGTGGGCGAGGCGATACGTGGCCGTCGCGACCGTGTCTATCTGGTATCCAAGGTGTATCCGCATAATGCGGGCGGAGAGCGGGCGATCGCCGCCTGTGAACGTAGCCTGAAACGCCTGCAAACCGATTATATCGATCTGTATTTGCTGCACTGGCGCGGCGGCATTCCGCTGGTGGATACCATCGCCGCGATGGAATCGTTGCAACAGGCGGGCAAGATTGGGCGCTGGGGCGTCTCTAATCTGGATACCGACGACATGGAAGAACTGTGGTCCTGCCGGGGTGGCGAGCAGTGTCAGACCAATCAGGTGCTGTATCATCTGGCGTCGCGGGGCATTGAGTATGACCTGCTGCCCTGGTGTCAGCAACGTCGGCTTCCCGTCATGGCCTATTGCCCGCTGGCGCAGGCCGGGGAGTTGCGCCATGACCTGTTTGCTCACCCGGCGGTCGTGCGCGTGGCACAGCGACATGCGCTGACGCCCGCACAGGTGCTGCTGGCCTGGGTGACGCGCCAGCCTGGCGTCATCGCCATTCCCAAAGCCGGTACGCTGGCGCATGTCAAAGAGAATGCCGCCGCGCTTCAAGTGACGTTGTCACCTGAAGATCTCGCCATACTGGATGAGGCTTATCCCGCCCCACGCCGCAAACAGCCGCTGGATGTGGTGTAA
- a CDS encoding D-hexose-6-phosphate mutarotase, which produces MSDKIYSLPINNAITAHLSQRQLDQLPIIVVDHPQVRAAVALQGAHLISWQPKGEQPVLWLSDNTPFEHGVAIRGGVPICFPWFGPAAQPNHGFGRLLAWEFTSHSEDANGVTLSFTLRDSEQTRAAWPHAFTVLARFHLSAQECRMELECHGDYSITSALHTYFQIGDISKISIGGLGNTFIDKVNDGKTDTQQGDLTFATRTDRIYTQPASLSLIEDPVLQRTIEVHHAHHSDVVAWNPGAELSRTISDMTDDGYQTFVCVETAHVTQPLVATTQAPARLTTTIRLRK; this is translated from the coding sequence ATGAGCGATAAAATTTATTCACTTCCCATCAATAACGCGATCACCGCGCACCTTAGCCAACGTCAACTGGACCAACTGCCGATTATCGTGGTGGATCATCCGCAGGTTCGTGCCGCCGTCGCGCTGCAGGGCGCGCATCTGATTAGCTGGCAGCCCAAAGGTGAACAACCGGTACTGTGGCTGAGCGACAACACGCCATTCGAGCACGGCGTGGCGATTCGCGGCGGCGTGCCCATCTGTTTCCCCTGGTTTGGTCCGGCTGCACAGCCCAACCACGGTTTCGGCCGCCTGCTGGCGTGGGAGTTCACCTCTCACAGTGAAGATGCGAACGGCGTTACCCTCAGCTTCACGCTGCGCGATTCCGAGCAAACACGCGCCGCCTGGCCGCACGCGTTTACCGTTCTGGCTCGTTTCCATTTAAGCGCGCAGGAATGCCGCATGGAACTCGAATGCCACGGCGACTACAGCATCACCAGCGCGCTGCACACCTATTTCCAGATTGGGGATATCAGCAAAATCAGCATCGGCGGCCTGGGCAACACCTTTATCGACAAGGTTAACGACGGCAAAACCGATACTCAGCAGGGCGACCTGACGTTTGCTACCCGTACCGACCGCATTTATACCCAGCCAGCGTCACTCAGCCTGATTGAAGACCCGGTGTTGCAACGCACTATTGAAGTGCATCATGCTCACCACAGCGACGTGGTGGCCTGGAACCCGGGCGCAGAACTGTCTCGCACCATCAGCGATATGACCGATGACGGCTACCAGACTTTTGTTTGCGTTGAAACCGCGCACGTGACCCAACCGCTCGTGGCGACCACTCAGGCGCCGGCACGTCTTACCACCACCATTCGCCTGCGTAAATAA
- the gapA gene encoding glyceraldehyde-3-phosphate dehydrogenase, which translates to MTIKVGINGFGRIGRIVFRAAQERSDIEIVAINDLLDADYMAYMLKYDSTHGRFNGTVEVKDGHLVVNGKTIRVTAEKDPANLKWNEIGVDVVAEATGIFLTDETARKHIQAGAKKVVLTGPSKDDTPMFVMGVNHAAYAGQDIVSNASCTTNCLAPLAKVINDKFGIVEALMTTVHATTATQKTVDGPSHKDWRGGRGASQNIIPSSTGAAKAVGKVIPALNGKLTGMAFRVPTPNVSVVDLTARLEKPATYKEICAAIKAASEGELKGVLGYTEDDVVSTDFNGEKLTSVFDAKAGIALSDTFVKLVSWYDNETGYSNKVLDLIAHISK; encoded by the coding sequence ATGACTATCAAAGTAGGTATCAACGGGTTTGGCCGCATTGGCCGTATCGTTTTCCGCGCTGCCCAGGAGCGTTCTGACATCGAAATCGTTGCCATCAACGATTTGCTGGATGCGGATTACATGGCGTACATGCTGAAGTATGACTCCACCCACGGTCGTTTCAACGGCACCGTTGAAGTGAAAGACGGTCACCTGGTTGTCAACGGCAAAACCATCCGTGTTACCGCTGAGAAAGATCCGGCTAACCTGAAGTGGAACGAAATCGGTGTTGACGTTGTTGCTGAAGCAACAGGTATCTTCCTGACCGACGAAACTGCACGTAAACACATTCAGGCTGGCGCCAAGAAAGTGGTTCTGACCGGTCCGTCCAAAGACGACACCCCGATGTTCGTTATGGGTGTTAACCACGCCGCTTACGCTGGTCAGGACATCGTTTCCAACGCGTCCTGTACCACCAACTGCCTGGCGCCGCTGGCTAAAGTCATCAACGACAAATTCGGTATCGTTGAAGCACTGATGACCACCGTTCACGCTACTACCGCTACGCAGAAAACCGTTGACGGCCCGTCTCACAAAGACTGGCGCGGCGGCCGCGGCGCTTCTCAGAACATCATCCCGTCCTCTACCGGCGCAGCTAAAGCGGTAGGTAAAGTGATTCCGGCTCTGAACGGCAAACTGACTGGTATGGCGTTCCGCGTACCGACCCCGAACGTATCCGTGGTTGACCTGACTGCTCGTCTGGAAAAACCGGCTACTTACAAAGAAATTTGTGCCGCCATCAAAGCCGCTTCTGAAGGCGAGCTGAAAGGCGTTCTGGGTTACACCGAAGATGACGTGGTATCCACCGATTTCAACGGCGAAAAACTGACCTCCGTGTTCGATGCCAAAGCCGGTATCGCACTGAGCGACACCTTCGTGAAACTGGTTTCCTGGTATGACAACGAAACCGGCTACTCCAACAAGGTTCTGGATCTGATCGCCCACATCTCCAAATAA
- the msrB gene encoding peptide-methionine (R)-S-oxide reductase MsrB, with protein MTKITASPRNLNELTDLQRHVTQQRGTESPYTGKLLHNKRTGVYHCLCCHQPLFYSDHKYDSGCGWPSFDRPVAEDAIRYLEDNSHHMQRIEIRCGHCDAHLGHVFPDGPQDTTGERYCVNSASLSFIDTENGQQTDG; from the coding sequence ATGACCAAGATAACCGCTTCACCACGTAATCTGAACGAGTTAACCGATCTGCAGCGGCATGTCACGCAGCAGCGGGGGACGGAAAGCCCCTACACCGGCAAACTGTTGCACAACAAGCGTACCGGGGTTTACCACTGCCTGTGCTGTCATCAGCCGCTGTTTTATTCCGACCACAAATATGACTCCGGTTGCGGCTGGCCGAGCTTCGATCGCCCGGTAGCGGAGGACGCCATCCGCTATCTGGAAGACAACTCCCACCATATGCAACGGATCGAAATCCGCTGTGGCCATTGCGATGCGCATCTGGGGCACGTGTTCCCCGATGGTCCGCAGGACACCACCGGCGAACGTTATTGCGTGAATTCCGCGTCGCTCAGCTTTATCGATACGGAAAACGGTCAACAGACGGATGGTTAA
- a CDS encoding YeaC family protein: MQLDDLINSMTPEIYQRLVTAVELGKWPDGVTLTAEQKENALQMVMLWQARNNAEADHMTINTRGEIEMKSKQELKQRFAGDAITTPTSATTSAPAATLKPITTLKPQD, translated from the coding sequence ATGCAACTGGATGATTTAATAAACAGCATGACCCCGGAAATCTATCAACGTCTGGTGACGGCGGTGGAGCTGGGAAAATGGCCGGACGGGGTAACCCTGACGGCGGAACAAAAGGAAAATGCGTTGCAGATGGTCATGCTGTGGCAGGCGCGCAATAACGCCGAGGCGGACCATATGACGATCAACACCCGTGGTGAAATCGAAATGAAAAGCAAGCAGGAGCTCAAGCAGCGTTTTGCCGGCGATGCTATTACTACCCCAACGTCTGCTACGACCTCAGCGCCTGCCGCTACCCTGAAACCTATCACCACCCTGAAACCGCAAGACTAA
- the pncA gene encoding bifunctional nicotinamidase/pyrazinamidase, translating to MNRALLLVDIQNDFCAGGALAVSDGDSVVAVANQAIAACQQAGVIVVACQDWHPADHRSFAVNSGTRVGDQGELDGLPQIWWPVHCVQGSPGADFHPRLNQQAINWVVRKGTHPFIDSYSAFFDNGRRTRTELYDWLKARDITQLTIMGLATDYCVKYTVLDALALGYQTEVLTDGCRGVNLHPKDSQQALDVMAKHGATLMDLPAFTASLSR from the coding sequence ATGAACAGAGCACTCTTGCTGGTGGATATCCAGAATGACTTCTGTGCAGGCGGGGCGCTGGCCGTCTCGGACGGCGATAGCGTGGTCGCGGTGGCGAATCAGGCTATCGCCGCCTGCCAGCAGGCCGGGGTAATAGTCGTTGCCTGTCAGGACTGGCATCCGGCGGATCACCGCAGTTTTGCCGTCAATTCCGGCACCCGCGTAGGCGACCAGGGCGAATTGGACGGCTTACCGCAGATCTGGTGGCCGGTGCATTGCGTTCAGGGTTCGCCCGGCGCCGATTTCCATCCCCGGCTGAATCAGCAGGCAATAAACTGGGTAGTACGCAAAGGAACGCATCCCTTTATCGACAGCTACAGCGCATTTTTCGACAACGGCCGCCGCACCCGTACCGAACTTTATGACTGGTTGAAAGCCAGAGACATTACCCAACTGACCATCATGGGGCTGGCAACCGATTACTGCGTCAAATATACCGTGCTGGATGCGCTGGCGCTGGGTTATCAGACCGAGGTGCTGACGGATGGCTGTCGCGGCGTAAATCTGCATCCGAAAGATAGCCAGCAGGCGCTGGACGTGATGGCGAAACACGGCGCCACGCTAATGGATCTGCCCGCGTTTACCGCGTCACTCAGCCGGTAA
- the ansA gene encoding asparaginase — protein sequence MQKKSIYVAYTGGTIGMQRSANGYIPVSGHLQQQLAQMPEFHRPEMPSFTIHEYTPLIDSSDMTPSDWQSIANDIQQHYDQYDGFVILHGTDTMAFTASALSFMLENLSKPVIVTGSQIPLAELRSDGQTNLLNALYVAANHPVNEVSLFFNNKLLRGNRTTKAHADGFDAFASPNFPPLLEAGIHIRRLTPANPDPISGPLIVHAITPQPIGVVTIYPGISADVVSNFLLQPVKALILRSYGVGNAPQSSGLLDELRRASERGIVVVNLTQCISGRVNMDGYATGNALAQAGVISGFDMTVEAALTKLHYLLSRNDLSPDQIRQLMQQNLRGELSDKD from the coding sequence ATGCAAAAGAAATCCATTTATGTCGCCTATACCGGCGGCACCATCGGTATGCAGCGCTCCGCCAACGGTTACATCCCGGTTTCCGGCCACCTGCAACAACAACTGGCGCAGATGCCGGAATTTCATCGTCCGGAAATGCCTTCGTTCACTATTCACGAATATACACCGCTGATCGACTCATCCGATATGACGCCGTCTGACTGGCAATCGATTGCGAATGACATCCAGCAGCACTATGACCAGTACGACGGTTTCGTGATTCTGCATGGCACCGACACCATGGCATTCACCGCCTCTGCCCTGTCTTTCATGCTGGAGAATCTGTCTAAACCGGTCATTGTGACGGGGTCACAAATTCCGCTGGCGGAACTACGCTCCGATGGGCAAACCAACCTGCTCAATGCGTTGTACGTGGCGGCCAATCACCCGGTCAACGAAGTCAGCTTGTTCTTCAATAACAAACTGCTGCGCGGCAACCGTACCACCAAAGCGCACGCCGACGGTTTTGACGCCTTTGCCTCCCCGAACTTTCCGCCGCTGCTGGAAGCCGGTATTCACATCCGCCGTCTGACGCCGGCCAACCCCGACCCGATTAGCGGGCCGCTGATCGTGCATGCCATCACGCCGCAGCCGATCGGTGTGGTGACGATCTACCCCGGCATCTCCGCCGATGTGGTAAGCAATTTCCTGCTTCAGCCGGTAAAAGCGCTGATTCTGCGCTCGTATGGCGTCGGCAACGCGCCCCAAAGCTCAGGCCTGCTTGATGAACTGCGCCGCGCATCCGAACGCGGCATCGTGGTGGTTAACCTGACGCAATGCATTTCAGGACGGGTCAACATGGACGGTTACGCCACCGGCAATGCGCTGGCGCAGGCTGGCGTCATCAGCGGGTTTGATATGACGGTTGAAGCGGCTCTGACGAAACTGCATTATCTGTTAAGCAGGAACGATCTTTCCCCTGACCAGATTCGCCAGCTAATGCAGCAAAACCTGCGCGGAGAACTGAGCGACAAAGATTAA
- the sppA gene encoding signal peptide peptidase SppA: MRTMWRIFSGIFRWGWRLLNFIREFILNLFLVFLILVGIGVYSQLKTTQAEPARGALMLDLTGVVVDKPSVNNKLRQFGREFFGVSASRHQENALFDIVDSIRQAKDDSNITGMVMDLSDFVSADQPSLQYIGKALREFRDAGKPIFAVGDNFNQTQYYLASFANKIYLTPQGNIDLHGFATNNLYYKTLLDKLKVTTHIFRVGTYKSAVEPFIRDDMSPAAREADNRWISTLWQHYLDTVAANRQITPQQLFPGAENLLAGLQTLNGDTARYALENKLVDEVASRSVIEQSLIKAFGWDAKNKNFNFTSIYDYAPTPPVTNANEIAVVFANGTIVDGKETPGYVGGDTTAAQIRDARLDPKVKAIILRVNSPGGSVTASELIRSELAAARQAGKPVVVSMGGMAASGGYWISTPANAIIASPSTLTGSIGIFGVVTTFENSLDSIGVHTDGVATSPLAALSQTRALPAEASQLMQLNIERGYQNFISLVAESRKKTPQEVDAIAQGHVWVGSDAKTNGLVDQLGDFDDAVKKAAELAKLEHYQLSWYSGEPDLLDTMFSQVRSSVYAMLPSALQAVVPAPVAQLAQTVRAQTSVLDALNDPQNRYALCLNCGDVR, translated from the coding sequence ATGCGCACAATGTGGCGAATTTTCAGTGGAATATTCAGATGGGGATGGCGCCTGCTGAATTTTATCCGCGAATTTATCCTCAACCTCTTTCTGGTGTTTTTGATCCTGGTCGGTATCGGGGTCTATAGCCAGCTAAAAACCACGCAGGCTGAGCCGGCGCGAGGAGCGTTGATGCTGGATCTGACGGGCGTGGTGGTGGATAAACCGTCCGTCAACAACAAACTACGCCAGTTCGGACGGGAGTTTTTCGGCGTGTCCGCCAGCCGTCATCAGGAAAATGCGTTGTTTGATATTGTCGACAGTATCCGTCAGGCCAAAGACGACAGCAACATTACCGGTATGGTGATGGACCTGTCCGACTTCGTCAGCGCGGATCAGCCTTCGCTGCAATACATCGGCAAAGCGCTGCGTGAATTCCGCGATGCCGGCAAACCGATTTTCGCCGTCGGCGACAACTTCAACCAGACGCAATACTATCTGGCCAGTTTTGCCAACAAAATCTACCTGACCCCGCAGGGAAATATCGACCTGCACGGCTTCGCCACCAATAACCTTTACTATAAGACGCTGCTGGACAAGCTGAAGGTCACCACGCATATCTTCCGCGTCGGCACTTACAAATCGGCCGTCGAACCGTTCATCCGCGACGACATGTCGCCGGCCGCCCGTGAGGCCGATAATCGCTGGATTTCCACCCTGTGGCAGCATTATCTGGATACGGTAGCGGCCAACCGCCAGATCACGCCGCAACAGCTGTTCCCGGGCGCCGAAAACCTGCTCGCCGGTTTGCAAACGCTGAACGGCGACACCGCCCGTTATGCGCTGGAAAACAAGCTGGTGGACGAAGTCGCATCCCGTTCGGTGATTGAGCAGTCATTAATCAAAGCCTTTGGATGGGACGCCAAAAACAAAAACTTCAACTTCACCAGCATCTATGATTACGCGCCGACCCCGCCGGTAACCAATGCCAACGAAATCGCCGTGGTGTTTGCCAACGGCACCATCGTCGACGGCAAGGAAACCCCGGGGTATGTCGGCGGCGATACCACGGCGGCGCAGATCCGCGACGCCCGTCTGGACCCGAAAGTCAAAGCCATCATCCTGCGGGTGAACAGCCCCGGCGGCAGCGTCACCGCCTCTGAGCTGATTCGTTCGGAACTGGCGGCGGCGCGACAGGCGGGCAAACCGGTGGTGGTTTCCATGGGCGGCATGGCGGCCTCCGGCGGCTACTGGATTTCCACGCCGGCCAACGCCATCATCGCCAGCCCCAGCACCCTGACCGGCTCAATCGGGATTTTCGGCGTCGTCACCACCTTCGAAAATTCGCTGGACAGCATCGGCGTACACACCGACGGCGTCGCCACCTCTCCGCTGGCCGCGCTGTCCCAGACCAGAGCCTTGCCGGCAGAAGCCAGCCAACTGATGCAACTCAATATTGAGCGTGGTTATCAGAACTTTATTTCACTGGTGGCGGAGTCACGCAAGAAAACCCCGCAGGAAGTGGATGCCATCGCGCAGGGGCATGTTTGGGTCGGCAGCGATGCCAAAACCAACGGGCTGGTGGATCAACTGGGCGACTTTGACGACGCCGTGAAGAAAGCGGCGGAACTGGCCAAACTGGAACATTATCAATTGAGCTGGTATTCCGGCGAGCCGGACCTGCTTGATACGATGTTCAGCCAGGTCAGAAGTTCGGTCTACGCCATGCTGCCTTCCGCGTTGCAGGCGGTGGTGCCGGCGCCGGTGGCTCAGTTGGCGCAGACGGTTCGCGCGCAAACGTCGGTGCTGGACGCCTTGAACGATCCGCAAAACCGTTACGCGCTGTGCCTGAATTGCGGCGACGTGCGTTAA
- a CDS encoding NAD(P)H nitroreductase: MDALELLLNRRSASRLAAPAPAGDALENILRAGLRAPDHGALQPWRFSLIQDEGLSRFSDLLVSAALQDNLDEAAVEKARQAPFRAPMIITVVAHCEENPKVPHWEQVVSAGCAVQAMQMAALAQGFNGIWRSGAWTHHPLVRDAFGCRAQDEIVGFLYLGTPQLKASAAITPVDSAKFVSYF, encoded by the coding sequence ATGGATGCTCTGGAATTGCTACTGAATCGTCGTTCGGCGTCCCGTCTGGCGGCACCTGCGCCGGCGGGCGACGCGCTGGAGAATATTCTGCGCGCGGGCCTGCGGGCGCCGGACCATGGCGCGCTGCAGCCGTGGCGTTTCTCCCTTATTCAGGATGAGGGGTTATCCCGCTTCAGCGATCTGCTGGTCAGCGCGGCATTGCAGGATAATCTGGACGAGGCCGCGGTTGAAAAAGCGCGTCAGGCGCCATTCCGCGCCCCGATGATCATTACCGTTGTCGCGCACTGTGAGGAAAATCCTAAAGTTCCGCACTGGGAACAGGTCGTATCCGCCGGCTGCGCGGTGCAGGCAATGCAAATGGCGGCGCTGGCGCAGGGGTTCAACGGTATCTGGCGCAGCGGCGCCTGGACTCATCATCCGCTGGTGCGCGACGCCTTTGGCTGCCGTGCGCAGGATGAAATTGTCGGTTTCCTTTATTTAGGGACGCCTCAGCTTAAAGCCTCCGCCGCGATCACGCCCGTTGATAGCGCGAAGTTTGTCAGCTATTTCTAA
- a CDS encoding DNA topoisomerase III: MRLFIAEKPSLARAIADVLPKPQRRSDGFIACGEQDVVTWCVGHLLEQAQPDVYDARYARWSLADLPIVPQKWLLQPRPSVSKQLNVIKKLLTQADEIIHAGDPDREGQLLVDEVLEYLALPEEKRQHVSRCLINDLNPQAVERAVSRLRENREFVPLCVSALARSRADWLYGINMTRAYTLLGRNAGYEGVLSVGRVQTPVLGLVVRRDEEIDNFVARDYFEVKAHIVTPADERFVALWQPSESCEPYQDEEGRLLHRPLAEHVVKRIEGQPARVTAYNDKRESETAPLPYSLSALQIEAAKRFGLSAQQVLDVCQRLYETHKLITYPRSDCRYLPEEHFAGRQAVLNAIAAHQPDLLPQPAVDPERRNRCWDDGKVDAHHAIIPTARSARTSLTEHESQVYGLIARQYLMQFCADAVFRKCVIDLDIAGGKFVAKARFLAEAGWRTLLGNKERDEENEGMPLPVVAKDDELLCERGEVVERQTQPPRHFTDATLLSAMTGIARFVQDKALKKILRETDGLGTEATRAGIIELLFKRAFLIKKGRYIHSTDAGKALIHALPPMAAHPDMTAHWEATLTQISEKRCRYQDFMQPLTQSLYELIQQARQSGNITAFRGLPPVKRSPPAGRKRRQSRSASTKE, encoded by the coding sequence ATGCGACTGTTTATTGCGGAAAAACCCAGTCTTGCCAGAGCCATTGCCGATGTGCTGCCCAAACCGCAGCGACGCAGCGATGGCTTTATTGCCTGTGGCGAACAGGATGTCGTGACCTGGTGCGTGGGGCACCTGCTGGAACAGGCGCAACCGGATGTGTACGACGCCCGTTATGCGCGCTGGTCGCTGGCGGATCTGCCGATTGTGCCGCAGAAATGGCTGTTGCAGCCGCGACCGTCTGTCAGCAAACAGCTGAATGTTATAAAAAAATTACTGACTCAGGCCGATGAAATCATTCATGCCGGCGACCCGGATCGCGAAGGACAGTTACTGGTGGACGAAGTGCTGGAGTATCTGGCGCTGCCGGAAGAAAAGCGTCAGCATGTGAGCCGCTGCCTGATCAACGACCTGAATCCGCAGGCGGTGGAGCGGGCGGTGTCGCGCCTGCGTGAAAACCGGGAATTCGTTCCGCTGTGCGTCTCCGCGCTGGCCCGCTCGCGCGCCGACTGGCTGTACGGCATCAACATGACCCGTGCTTATACCCTGCTGGGACGAAACGCCGGTTACGAAGGCGTGCTATCGGTCGGTCGGGTGCAGACGCCGGTGCTGGGGCTGGTGGTGCGGCGTGACGAAGAGATCGACAATTTTGTGGCCCGCGACTATTTCGAGGTTAAGGCGCATATCGTCACCCCGGCCGACGAGCGGTTTGTCGCCTTGTGGCAGCCCAGTGAATCCTGCGAACCGTATCAGGACGAAGAAGGGCGGTTACTGCATCGCCCGCTGGCCGAGCACGTCGTCAAACGCATCGAAGGGCAACCGGCGAGGGTTACCGCCTATAATGATAAACGGGAATCGGAAACCGCGCCGCTGCCGTATTCTCTTTCCGCTCTGCAGATTGAAGCCGCCAAACGCTTTGGCCTTAGCGCCCAGCAGGTGCTGGATGTTTGCCAGCGGCTGTATGAAACGCACAAGTTGATCACCTATCCGCGTTCGGATTGCCGTTATCTGCCGGAAGAGCATTTTGCCGGGCGACAGGCGGTGCTGAACGCGATTGCAGCGCATCAGCCGGATTTGTTGCCGCAGCCTGCCGTTGATCCCGAGCGCCGCAACCGCTGCTGGGATGACGGCAAGGTCGATGCCCACCACGCCATTATTCCCACGGCGCGCAGCGCCCGCACCTCGTTGACGGAACATGAAAGCCAGGTCTATGGGCTGATTGCCCGGCAGTACCTGATGCAGTTTTGCGCGGATGCGGTGTTTCGTAAATGCGTTATCGATCTGGATATCGCCGGCGGCAAGTTTGTCGCCAAGGCGCGATTTCTGGCTGAGGCAGGCTGGCGAACGCTGCTTGGCAACAAAGAGCGGGATGAGGAAAACGAGGGGATGCCGTTGCCGGTAGTGGCAAAAGATGATGAACTTTTGTGCGAGCGGGGCGAGGTAGTGGAACGGCAGACTCAGCCGCCCCGACACTTCACCGATGCAACCTTGTTGTCCGCCATGACCGGTATCGCCCGCTTTGTGCAGGATAAGGCGTTGAAGAAAATCCTGCGCGAAACCGACGGGTTGGGCACCGAAGCCACGCGCGCAGGCATTATCGAGCTTCTGTTTAAACGCGCGTTTCTGATCAAAAAAGGGCGTTATATTCATTCCACTGATGCGGGCAAAGCGTTGATTCACGCTTTGCCGCCGATGGCGGCGCACCCGGACATGACGGCGCACTGGGAGGCCACGCTGACGCAGATCAGCGAAAAGCGCTGCCGCTATCAGGATTTCATGCAGCCTCTGACCCAGTCGCTGTATGAACTTATTCAGCAGGCCCGGCAAAGTGGTAATATCACGGCATTCAGAGGATTACCGCCGGTTAAACGTTCTCCGCCCGCGGGGCGGAAACGTCGCCAGTCACGTTCAGCCAGCACAAAGGAGTAA
- a CDS encoding DUF1496 domain-containing protein, with amino-acid sequence MKAWGTFLMATGLLLSSAAQAATQTTVITQGNPVVLPGNGSSTHGTVSTTQGSTNTEVVVPVPPQVIWGNGNGGNVQREAQVNCMSCCIYQNRNYSEGSVVRAEGVLLQCQRDKGNLGTNNLVWRIIKEQQ; translated from the coding sequence ATGAAAGCATGGGGCACCTTCCTGATGGCAACAGGCCTGTTGTTATCTTCCGCTGCGCAGGCGGCGACGCAAACCACGGTGATTACGCAGGGGAATCCTGTGGTGCTGCCGGGTAATGGCAGCAGTACCCACGGCACGGTATCCACAACGCAGGGCAGCACCAACACCGAGGTGGTGGTGCCGGTTCCTCCTCAGGTGATCTGGGGGAACGGCAATGGCGGCAACGTGCAGCGTGAAGCTCAGGTTAATTGCATGAGCTGCTGCATTTATCAGAACAGAAACTACTCTGAAGGCTCGGTGGTGAGGGCGGAAGGCGTGTTGCTGCAATGTCAGCGCGACAAGGGTAATCTCGGCACCAACAATCTGGTGTGGCGTATCATCAAAGAACAGCAGTAA